The DNA region ACAGAAGAAAAACTTATGCCATTTAGCAATCTAAAAATTTTGGTTGCGGAAGATAACCCGATCAATAAATTTCTAATCATCAAAATCCTGCAGGGCTGGCAGGTTCAACTGGATGTGGTTGAAAACGGACAGGAAGCATTAGACAAACTGAAAGAAAACGACTACGACTTGATTTTAATGGATACTTTTATGCCGGTAATGAACGGCCTGGAGGCCATCAAACTGATCCGCGAGGGTTATGCTCCTGGAAAAGAAAATATCCCTATAATTACCTTCTCTGCTGCCGTGCTCGACACAGACAAAGAAACGGCAATCGCTGCCGGGGCCAATGATGTCATCAGCAAGCCATTTGAACCGGCTACACTTTATAAGAAAATCCAGGAATATACTACTGGTTAAAAGCCGTCATTGTTTTTGCTGGGCCAATCGTTACAAAGCTTTTGATCAGCTCCGTACTCTTATCGATCAGTGCCGGTAACTCCGGAAGTTCATCATCGTCGAATGGCGCAAGCACATAGTCTGCCTGCCTGCCTTTGGGAAAGTTATCACTGATCCCAAACCGCAGACGCGGATAAGCCTGTCCGCCGCAAAGCCCTTCAATGCTTTTTAAACCATTATGTCCTGCACTGCTGCCTTGTAGCTTCAGTCGGAGTTTACCTAAAGGCAAAGCCAGGTCATCTACAATTACCAGCACATTTTCCAGAGGAATACGCAGTTCCTGCATCCAGTAATTCACGGCCTTACCGCTCAGGTTCATATAAGTGGTGGGCTTAATCACATGCAGCTTCCTCCCTTTAAAACCAAGTTCGGCATGATAGGCCAGGCGCGTATTCGTGAATGTGCCTTCCAGCTGCCTGGCCAGTTCATCGGCAATCATAAAACCAATGTTATGGCGGGTATCCGCATACTCAGGACCAATATTTCCTAAACCAACTATTAAGTACTTCATCTATAAATTATACAATCAGCAGTCCTGTTCATTACCTGCAAAGATAATAGTTTATACCATACAGGTAATGGTTCAAAACCCATCCATAAAAAAAGCAGCACCGGTAATGGTGCTGCTTCTGCTTTCAAAAGAAATCAATTATTTCTTGTTCGCTTCTTGTTCAGCTTGTTTTAAAGCTCTTGACATTGCTACAGAAACGATGGTATCTTCACCTGTGTTGGTTACAATGTAGTTACCTTTTTCAAGATCACGTACACGGAATAAGTTACCAACTTCCAGTTTGGCAATGCTCACTTCAACAGTCTGAGGCATATCTTTAGGGAATGCTTTAACACGAAGTTTACGTAATTTCTGAACCAGTTTACCCCCCATTTTAACACCTGGAGAAGTGCCGGTTAATTTAACCGGGATTTCCATCAGGATCTGTTTGTCGTCAAACAGCTGCAGAAAATCTACGTGTAACAACACGTCTGTTAATGGGTGAAATTGCAAATCTTTAATGATGGCTTTGGTTTTGGTGCCATTGATTTCAATTTCTACAAAGTTCGCTTCAGGAGTGTAAATAGCATCCCTTAGATCGGCGATAACAGCAGCAAAGTGAACTTGTTCTTTACCACCATACAATACTGCAGGAACTTTACCTTCGTAGCGAAGCTCTTTAGCATCGCGTTTCCCTACGTTCTCTCTTGGAGAACCGCTAATTGCGATTGTTTTCATTTTCTATTTATTTAATTTATCTAATTATTCTTAAACTCTAAAAAGGTCGCTGATAGACCCGTGTTCGTTTACATTGGCAATTGCTTTTGCAAACAAAGGGGCTGTACTCAGTACCCTTATTTTTGAACTCTCCTGTTTCAACGGAATCGTATCCGTTACGATCAGTTCTGTCAGCATTGAATTTTCAATGGTTTCGTAAGCCTTTCCAGACAATACCGGATGCGTGCAAACGGCCCTCACACTTTTCGCACCTTTTTCCATAATCAATGCAGCAGCTTTGGCCAGTGTCCCGGCAGTATCACAAATGTCATCAATCAGCACAATATCCTGTCCAACCACATCACCGATGATCGACATCGATTCGATTTCATTGGCGCGCTTCCTGCGCTTGTCGCAGATGACCACCTCTGCATTAAAGAACTTCGCGAAAGTACGTGCCCTGTAGGAACCGCCCATATCAGGCGAAGCGATCGTCAGGTTCTCCAGTCCAAGGCTTTTGATGTAAGGCACAAAAATTACCGATCCGTCCAGGTGATCAACAGGGATATCAAAGAAGCCCTGTATCTGTGCAGCGTGGAGGTCCATGGTCATGATCCTATGGATACCAGCTGATTTCAGCAGGTTAGCTACCAGTTTCGCACCTATGGCAACCCTTGGCTTATCCTTTCTATCCTGTCTTGCCAGTCCGTAATAAGGTACAACTGCAGTAATGTAATGCGCAGAAGCCCGTTTTGCGGCATCAATCATCAGGAGCAATTCCATCAGGTTATCAGAAGGCTGATAGGTAGACTGGATCAGGAAAACATCACAACCACGTACCGTTTCATCATAAGAAGGCTGAAACTCACCATCGCTAAACTTATTTAAAGTTACATCGCCTAGCGCTTTGCCGTATTGCTCGGCAATTCTTTTTGCTAATTCTTTTGTACCTGATCCGGCAAAAAGCTTAACTGGGTTAAATTGCAATGGCATGATTAAGGTATATCAATGCTGGTTAAAAAAAATCGGATTGTGAATAAAACCCACAATCCGAATATTGTTAGTTGCCCGACCAGGATTCGAACCTAGACAAACGGTACCAAAAACCGTCGTACTACCATTATACTATCAGGCAATCTTCCATTTTAAAAGGCTTGCTTCGAAATGGAATGCAAATGTACGCAGATTTTTCATTTTTGCAAGAGCAGCATTCAAAAAAAATAAAATTATTTTATCATTTTTATGTTCCCCAAACAGAAAATATTCAAAATGAGCAATTTGATTAGCCATGTAAATAATGTAAATATTTAAATAACCAGGAAAGTTGACTCAACCATATGGCTCATTATGCCTTTCCTCGGAGATAATACCGACTTTGCTCCTAAAAGTACCTTTTTCCCGAAGAAAGGCAGAACCGGCGAATAACCAGGGCCGACTAAAGGTGCAGCCTGGCCTAAATAAAAATGTTAAACTCCGCTTTACTTTGTGCTATTCTCAATCTTATTCTTTATTTTCGGCTGCATTTTAATCGCCTCAATAACATATTAACTATTCAATAAAGAAATGAATTATTCAAAAATTAATAATCTTACCGGTTGG from Pedobacter africanus includes:
- a CDS encoding ribose-phosphate pyrophosphokinase; this translates as MPLQFNPVKLFAGSGTKELAKRIAEQYGKALGDVTLNKFSDGEFQPSYDETVRGCDVFLIQSTYQPSDNLMELLLMIDAAKRASAHYITAVVPYYGLARQDRKDKPRVAIGAKLVANLLKSAGIHRIMTMDLHAAQIQGFFDIPVDHLDGSVIFVPYIKSLGLENLTIASPDMGGSYRARTFAKFFNAEVVICDKRRKRANEIESMSIIGDVVGQDIVLIDDICDTAGTLAKAAALIMEKGAKSVRAVCTHPVLSGKAYETIENSMLTELIVTDTIPLKQESSKIRVLSTAPLFAKAIANVNEHGSISDLFRV
- a CDS encoding 50S ribosomal protein L25/general stress protein Ctc, whose product is MKTIAISGSPRENVGKRDAKELRYEGKVPAVLYGGKEQVHFAAVIADLRDAIYTPEANFVEIEINGTKTKAIIKDLQFHPLTDVLLHVDFLQLFDDKQILMEIPVKLTGTSPGVKMGGKLVQKLRKLRVKAFPKDMPQTVEVSIAKLEVGNLFRVRDLEKGNYIVTNTGEDTIVSVAMSRALKQAEQEANKK
- the pth gene encoding aminoacyl-tRNA hydrolase; the encoded protein is MKYLIVGLGNIGPEYADTRHNIGFMIADELARQLEGTFTNTRLAYHAELGFKGRKLHVIKPTTYMNLSGKAVNYWMQELRIPLENVLVIVDDLALPLGKLRLKLQGSSAGHNGLKSIEGLCGGQAYPRLRFGISDNFPKGRQADYVLAPFDDDELPELPALIDKSTELIKSFVTIGPAKTMTAFNQ